CGGGTGATCGCCGAGCCCGGCAAGCTCCCCGCCGACACGCCGAAGGCCGAACCGGCGGCTTGGCGCATCGCCTGGGCCGATTCCTTCGGTTTCGTCGAGGCCGGTGCGGAAACTGCCGCCTTGCTGCGGGGGTTCGCGGCGGATCTGGCCCACGCGGGCCTGGCCGTGAATCAGGGCCTGCCGGCGGTGGAACTGGAGGCGCTTTTTCATCTGCACGCGCGGCTCATCGGCGCCGACGCGCTGCAGTTCCTGCCCGCGCCCCTGCGCGGCCTCCGGTCCCGGCGGCTGCTGCCGTTTTCACGCCTGGCGCCCCAGTGGGAACGGGTGGATCAGGACCTGGCCGGCAGTGTGCGGCGGGGGTTTCTGCAGGACGAGGGGGCGCTGGCCGCGGATCTGGCCTATCGAGAAGAGGCCATCGACGATTACGAGGGCTTCTTCGCGCAGCATGATTTCTGGGTCACGCCGGTCTCCCCGGCGGAGGCCCTGGCGCACCATCCCCAGGGCGCGCCCATCGAGTACGCGGGTCGGCGCTGGGAGTATCCGGTGTTCCTGAGCGGTTTCCTGAGCCCCAGCGCCGTGCTGGGCGGGCCGACGCTGGTGATGCCCCTGGGGCGCGCGCGCTCGGGGCTGCCCATCGGCGTGCAGATTCATGCCCGGCGAGGGGACGATCTGAAACTGCTGGCCTTCGGGCGATGGTTGCAGGCGAGCTCGGAGAAATCCTGGGCGCAGGTTTCGGCCGGTGATCGTGTGCTGGGGGTGGGCGCTGCACGACGAGGCTCGCCGTGATCGGCCGCCGGTCGCGACGCTTGTGGTTCAACGCCGACCACCCGGCGATCGCCGCCTGGCCGCTGTGGCTGCTGGGTGCGCTCGCCCTGGTCGTCGCCCTCGCCGGGAACGCCGCCACGGGCCTGCTGCGCTATGAGCGGGAACAGGTTCTGGCGGGCGAGTGGTGGCGTCTGCTGAGTGGCCAGCTGGTGCACCTGGGCCCGGTCCATCTGCTGTTGAACCTGGCGGGGCTGGGCCTGCTCGCCTGGCTGTTCGCCCCGGCCTTGCGAGCGGCGCAATGGTGGGGGCTGCTTGCCGGCAGCTGGCTGGGCATTGCCCTGGGGTTTGTCCTGCTGGAGCCGCAGCTTGCCTGGTATGTGGGGCTCTCCGGCGTGTTGCATGGTTTGCTGGCCGGCGGGGCGCTGATGGGTTCCGGCCTGCCGACGGGCCTTCGCCCGGTGCTGCTGCTCGGTATCCTGCTCAAGCTTGGCTGGGAGCAATGGGCGGGTGGCGCGCCGGCCACGGCCGGTCTGGTCGGTGGCCCGATCATCGTCAACGCGCATCTCTATGGGGCCTGCGGTGGTTTGCTGGCGGGGGTCGGCGCCACCTTGCCGGCGCTTCTCCGGCGGTATTCGCCGCCCCCACCGTAACCCTGGCATCCGGCCCGCTCGCCAAGGGAGGATGACCCGCATGGACTTGTGGACCCACCTGAGCCAGCGGCTCGCCGACGAGGCCCGGCAGCGGGTCGAGCCCCACGCCGAGCGGCGTGGCGGGGGCTGCATCAACGGCGCCGCCGTGCTGGGCCGCGCGCCGGTGCGTTACTTCGTCAAATACAATCGGGCCGCGCGCTTGTCGATGTTCGAGGCGGAGGCGGCGGGCCTGCGGGAGCTGGCCCGGGCGGCGCGGGTGCCGCGGCCGATCTGCAGCGGCGTGTTCGCCGACCAGGCCTATTTGCTGCTGGAGTACATCGATTTCGGCCCCGGGAGTACGGCCGCTTATCGCCGGCTCGGCGAGGCGCTGGCCCGTCTGCACAGCGTCGAGGGGCCGTATTACGGCTGGACGCGGGACAACACCATCGGCAGTACCCCGCAGCCAAATCCGCCCAGCGAGGACTGGTGGGGGTTCTTCGGCGAGCATCGGCTGGGTCATCAGTTGCGATTGGTTGCGCGCAACGGCTATGGCGGGGCCTGGCTGAAGGCGGGGGAGCGGCTCGCCGCGCGGCTGCACCGCTTGTTTCCCGGGCCCGCGCCGCGGCCGGCGCTGCTGCACGGTGATCTCTGGGCCGGCAATGTGGGCTTCGACGCCTGCGGCAATCCGGTGCTCTTCGACCCGGCCTGTCACTACGGCGACCCCTGCAGTGATCTGGCGATGAGCGAGCTGTTCGGCGGTTTTCCCGCCGCGTTCTACGCGTCTTACCAGGCCCGATCACCGCTGCCGGAGGATTACCCGCGGCGCCGGGATCTCTACCAGCTCTACCACGTGCTCAATCATCTGAACCTGTTCGGCGGGGCGTATCTGGGGCAGGCGCGGCGACTGATGGAGCGGCTGCTGGCGGCAATGGCGTGAGGCCGCGGGGCGGCTCAGCAGCGCTCCACCCGATTGCGCCCGGCATGCTTGGCCCGGTATAGCGCCTCGTCGGTGCGCTGCACGAAACTCGCCGCGCCTTCCCCGGCGCGGTATTGGGCGCAGCCCACGCTGACCGTCACCGACACGGCTTCCCGCCCCGCCGGGAAGGGGGTGTCGGCGAAGCTTTGGCGAATCCGCTCGCCCACCGCCATCGCTCCTTCGGTATCGCACTTGGGCAGCAGCAGCACGAATTCCTCGCCACCGTATCGACACACCAGATCCATGGTGCGGGCGCAGTCCTGCAGGCGCCGAGCGGCCTCCTGGAGCACGATGTTGCCGGCCAGGTGTCCGTAGGTGTCGTTGAAGTGCTTGAAGTGGTCCACGTCCACCAACAGCAGCGACAGCCCTCGTCTCGGCTCCCGCTCGTGCTCTTTGATCCGCCGCTCCAGCTCCGCCTGGAAGGTGCCGTAGTTGCCCAGCCCGGTGAGCGGGTCCCGCGCGGCGATCGCCCGCAGCTCCTCCACCCGGCTTTGCAGCGCCTGGTTGAGTTTCTCGATCTTGCGCTTCTGCGAGCCCACCGTGTCGTAGAGCTCGGCATTGGCCATGGCCGTGCCGATGAAGGAGCAGAGCAGGTCGATCACCTCCCGCTCCTGCGCGGACCGCTGTATCGGCGCATCCAGGCTGATCAGCCAGAGCACGCCCACCGCCGCGTCCCGGCGCCGAATGGGCAGGATCCAGATGCTGCGCGGGTCGCCCATGGCGTCCAGGCTGCCACGGTCCTTGTCGGACATGGGGAGTTCGCGAATGTTGCGGGCGTCGGGGAAGTAGAGCGGGCTGTTCTTCAGAAAGACCATGGGTGTTGCGCCGTCGGCTTCGTCCAGGTCAAAGCTCAGTTCGCTGAAATACCGGCGTAGCGCCTCGGCGGTGGCTTCGTGGGCGAGCTTGCCGGCACTGAGCCGGCGCAGGCGCAGTTGTTCCCCGTCCCTGGTGAGCACACCCACCAGATCAAAGGGAAAGTGGTCCAGGAACTCCCGGGAGATGAGATCGTAGATCGAATCCGTGGAGGTGAGATTGTTCACCTCGGCGATGAAGCGCAGGAACTCCCGCTGGGCCTCGGCGGCGCGGTTGAGCTGCTCCTCCTTCTCCCGCAAGTGCTGGTGATGGGCCGCCTTGGCCAGGGGGTGGCGGAACAGCCGCAGCAGCTCCTCGGCCTGCGCCAGCGCCGGTGGGGGCACGGTAGCTTGCCGTGTCAGCAGCATCGCGATGCCGATGGCCCGTTCCCCCAGCGCAATAGGCAGGCAGTAGGCCGCTTCCATGCGCCAGCGCGCAAGCCGCGTGGCGGTGGTGCCGGGCGCGTTCTCCAGCTCCGCCAGGCGCAACGGCCGCGGGCGGTTCTTCAGCAGGCAGTCCACCGCCGGGTCTTCGGCGTTCAGCGGGAAGCTGAGTCGCCGGTAGGTGCTCAGGACGCCGTGGAACTCGTCCGGCAGCTGCAGCGATTCGCAGACCAGATTGTCGCGTTCGGAGTCCAGCAGCGCGATCAGATGGCCGTCCACGCCCGCCAGCGCGGCCAGCCGCGTATCGAGCAGTCGCAACAGATGATCCAGGTTGGGAGCTTCGCTGATCTGGCGCAGCAGTTCCGTCTGATGTACCGCATCGCTGAGGCGCGCTTCCGAGCGGTTCAGCTGGCCGCGGAGCTCTTCGAGCTGGGCGGCCAGCCGGGGATTGGTGGCCTTGTCCATAACCTTCCGAGTGGTGGGGAGGGGAGCGGTCCAGGGGCTGTGCTTCAAGGTGGCGCTGATGCAGCGTTGCCCTGGCGCGAATTTAGCACAATTCGAGGTGAAAAGCCTTGATTCCCCTGGGCTTGGGTGGCCGGCGCCTCAGTGCCGGTAGGGCGGGCGGGGTCGCCAAGTCGGTGCCTGCCGCGCGGCGCCGGGGGGCCTGCGCGGGGTGCCGAGTGTTCGGGGAAAGGCTGAGGAAAATGGCGCGCCCGGCAGGATTCGAACCTGCGACCTTCGGCTTCGGAGGCCGACACTCTATCCAACTGAGCTACGGGCGCTTCGGCGGCTGCATAGAATAGCGCCTAAAGGGCGGCAGTCCAAGGGCGCAGTTTTCGGTGCGTCCCTTTGCCGCTATACTCTGGCCCTTGCCGCGTGCGCTGCCCGTATCGGGTGGGGTCGCACGGGCTCAGCACCGGTTTCATACAACGGGGGATAAGGTGAGCGAGCAGCAGGACAAGACGTTTATCCGCACTTTCATCGGGGTGATCGCCTTCATGGCGATGTTGACCGCCGTGCTCATCTTCCTGGCGACCTCCAGCCCGGATGCCAAGCAGGGCGCACGCGCCCAGCTCGAGCGCGAGCGTGCCACCGAGCGCCTGCAGCCGGTGGCGGCGGTGCGCAAGGGTGGTGAGCCGATGCCGGAGCTGGGTGGCGGCGAGCAGCAGGCGGCGGCCGCGGCCAGCGGGCCGATGAGCGCCGAGCAGATCAACGGCCAGGTCTGCGCCGCCTGCCACGCCAGCGGCGTGCTGGGTGCGCCGGTGACCGGTGAGCAGAGTGACTGGGCACCGCGTCTGGCGCAGGGCTTCGAGGTGCTGGTGGATCATGCCATCAACGGCATCCGCGCCATGCCCCCGCGGGGTGGCAACAGCGCGCTGAGCGACGAGGAAGTGCGTGACACCGTCGCCTACATGCTGGAGCAGAGCGGTCTGAGCGCCGAGTAAGCGCCACGCTGCCTTCGAACTCCACGGAAACCGGGCTTCAGGCCCGGTTTTTTCTTTGGGCTCGGGACCTCCATCCTGACACGGGGGGCCTGCTTGTCCTCGCCTCAAGCCCCCGGCCAGCCCCGATAACTCAAGGCCTCTCCCAGATGCGGTTGCGAGATCCGCTCGGCGCCGGCCAGATCGGCGATGCTGCGGGCCACCCGCAGCACCCGGTGATAGGCCCGGGGCGAGAGCCGCAGCCGCTCCAGCGCACGCTCCAGCAATTCTCGCCCGGCACGGTCCAGCTGGCAGAACCGGCTCAGCGCGCCCGGGGCGAGGCGCGCGTTCGCGCCGCCCTGGCGCGCCTGCTGCCGTGCCCAGGCTTCCCCCACCCGGCGTGCCACCCGGGCCGAGGCTTCGCCGGGCGCGCAGTCGGCGAGCAGCCCGGCCGGCAGGCGGGGCACTTCCACCAGCAAGTCCATCCGATCCAGCAAGGGCCCGGAGAGGCGCGCCCGATACCGGCCGATCTGCTCTGCCGAGCAGCGGCAGGGGGTCTGGGGGTCGCCCTCGTAGCCGCAGGGGCAGGGGTTCATGGCGGCGATCAGCTGAAA
The nucleotide sequence above comes from Alkalilimnicola sp. S0819. Encoded proteins:
- a CDS encoding amidase, with the protein product MDVELSQPAHQLLARLHRGELSAYALTQACLARIDAENPRLNAVPVVQRERALSAARAADRAYAEGGPRGPLHGLPMTVKDFTRVAACPSSYGYRLLKHYRPRKDSAVVAALKGAGAIILGRSNVPVGGVDWQCLSGAHGRTLNPHDTARTCGGSSGGAAAALAAGMTPLEIGSDLAGSIRYPAHCCGVMGLRPSDGLVSNAGMMPGGKGAYRHSLVNGPMARCVEDLELALRVIAEPGKLPADTPKAEPAAWRIAWADSFGFVEAGAETAALLRGFAADLAHAGLAVNQGLPAVELEALFHLHARLIGADALQFLPAPLRGLRSRRLLPFSRLAPQWERVDQDLAGSVRRGFLQDEGALAADLAYREEAIDDYEGFFAQHDFWVTPVSPAEALAHHPQGAPIEYAGRRWEYPVFLSGFLSPSAVLGGPTLVMPLGRARSGLPIGVQIHARRGDDLKLLAFGRWLQASSEKSWAQVSAGDRVLGVGAARRGSP
- the rrtA gene encoding rhombosortase, producing MIGRRSRRLWFNADHPAIAAWPLWLLGALALVVALAGNAATGLLRYEREQVLAGEWWRLLSGQLVHLGPVHLLLNLAGLGLLAWLFAPALRAAQWWGLLAGSWLGIALGFVLLEPQLAWYVGLSGVLHGLLAGGALMGSGLPTGLRPVLLLGILLKLGWEQWAGGAPATAGLVGGPIIVNAHLYGACGGLLAGVGATLPALLRRYSPPPP
- a CDS encoding fructosamine kinase family protein; protein product: MDLWTHLSQRLADEARQRVEPHAERRGGGCINGAAVLGRAPVRYFVKYNRAARLSMFEAEAAGLRELARAARVPRPICSGVFADQAYLLLEYIDFGPGSTAAYRRLGEALARLHSVEGPYYGWTRDNTIGSTPQPNPPSEDWWGFFGEHRLGHQLRLVARNGYGGAWLKAGERLAARLHRLFPGPAPRPALLHGDLWAGNVGFDACGNPVLFDPACHYGDPCSDLAMSELFGGFPAAFYASYQARSPLPEDYPRRRDLYQLYHVLNHLNLFGGAYLGQARRLMERLLAAMA
- a CDS encoding sensor domain-containing diguanylate cyclase, with the protein product MDKATNPRLAAQLEELRGQLNRSEARLSDAVHQTELLRQISEAPNLDHLLRLLDTRLAALAGVDGHLIALLDSERDNLVCESLQLPDEFHGVLSTYRRLSFPLNAEDPAVDCLLKNRPRPLRLAELENAPGTTATRLARWRMEAAYCLPIALGERAIGIAMLLTRQATVPPPALAQAEELLRLFRHPLAKAAHHQHLREKEEQLNRAAEAQREFLRFIAEVNNLTSTDSIYDLISREFLDHFPFDLVGVLTRDGEQLRLRRLSAGKLAHEATAEALRRYFSELSFDLDEADGATPMVFLKNSPLYFPDARNIRELPMSDKDRGSLDAMGDPRSIWILPIRRRDAAVGVLWLISLDAPIQRSAQEREVIDLLCSFIGTAMANAELYDTVGSQKRKIEKLNQALQSRVEELRAIAARDPLTGLGNYGTFQAELERRIKEHEREPRRGLSLLLVDVDHFKHFNDTYGHLAGNIVLQEAARRLQDCARTMDLVCRYGGEEFVLLLPKCDTEGAMAVGERIRQSFADTPFPAGREAVSVTVSVGCAQYRAGEGAASFVQRTDEALYRAKHAGRNRVERC
- a CDS encoding c-type cytochrome, whose translation is MSEQQDKTFIRTFIGVIAFMAMLTAVLIFLATSSPDAKQGARAQLERERATERLQPVAAVRKGGEPMPELGGGEQQAAAAASGPMSAEQINGQVCAACHASGVLGAPVTGEQSDWAPRLAQGFEVLVDHAINGIRAMPPRGGNSALSDEEVRDTVAYMLEQSGLSAE